The Candidatus Thermoplasmatota archaeon DNA segment AGCACCAAAAACATAATCTATTTGTATAGACGCGTTCTCAGTTCCCCAAACAGTTATTATGATCAAACCTAGAAGTGCGAATAAAACACCAATAAACTTCCTCAAATCGATTTTCTCTTTTAAGAATATAACCGCTGAAATAAGGATAAAAATAGGGGTTGTGGCAATAATAAGACTAGCTGCACCAGGTAAAACAAATTGTTCACCATAATTTAAACCAAGGTGATAGACCATGACTCCGAAGAAACCCAAAATAAAAATTGGGATAACATCTTTCTTGTACAATTTTGAAAAACTTCTAGGTTTAATTAAAATAACAAACAGGAAAACAACGTCAACTATTAAAAAACGTAAAATCGTTAGGTTAACAAAAGAAAGTTCATCTAAACCTATTTTTATGAAAGGGAATGCAAAAGCCCAGAAAATAACAGCAGCTACCATTAAAAAGATTAGATGTAAATCATTCAATTTCTTTGATTTATGCTGTCTCATAGTCAACGGATGAGATATACAAACTGTATAAAAAATAAATCATTCTGAGAAACAAAATATTTTCATAGCAATATTATTATACACGAAACAACTTTTATTATTGGGCTTTTATGAAAACGCTTGTTCTTAATGTGGACCGTGATGATGATTTCGGAAGAAAAACTAATACTAAAAGCCCTATCATAGGGATCAAGGATAACATAAACGCTGCTAACCGCCTTGGTCAAGCTGATCCTGAGGATTCAGATCTTAACGCGATTTTTTCTGCGATCTCAACATATAAACAATTAAAAAGAGAAAACAAAGACGTTGAAATAGCTACAATCTGCGGAGACATAAACGTTGGCTCTAAATCAGATACTGTTTTATCACAACAACTAGATGAGGTCATAAAAAAAACACAGGCAGATGAAGTCATATTCATAACTGATGGAGCAGAAGACGAATTCATAATACCAATGATTCAATCACGGATAAAAATAAACTATATAAAAAGAGTGACAGTAAAACAAACCAAAGATCTAGAGGATACATACTATCGGATTATGAAGATGTTGGATGATGAAAAAGTCCAAAAACAGATACTTTTGCCGATAGCTTTGGTTCTGCTTGTATGGGCCGTGTTTATTTTATTAAATATGACCTCTGCTGCTTTAGGCGCAACACTTTTTACTCTAGGGGTTTACCTGCTCATTAGGATATTCCACTTAGAAAGAAATGTTGTACGACTAGGACGAGAAATAAAATCAGGTTTTCTAACGGGGAGATTATCTATATACACTTACATAATAGCCATAGTAGTAATAGTTATATCCGGTTTCTTTGCATACAACAATACAGAGTTTAATACAGATGTTGCCTTCATACCATTTCTGTCTTTCTTGTCTAACATGATATGGGGTATTGTCGCGGCTGGTTTAATAGCTATATCCGGGCATGCAGTAGATATATATGTTAGGGAGGAAAAAGTGCCCTGGAAATACTGGATACTACCATTTTCAATAATAACATTTGGTTTTATCTCATCTGCTATATTCATATCACTACATAGAGCGTTCATAAACGGTGCGTCTCATTTCACGATAGAGCCTTTTCTAACATCAACATTTATAGGTTACACAACAACTGGTATCATGGTAGCTATAGTTGGTGGTATAACATACCATTACATAAAACAAGTATACACAAATGAAAAAGAAAAACCAGAAAAAGAAGAACAAAAACTTGAAATAGCTGAAAAAAACTGATATGTACTACAAAGAATGGGAACTGATTTATAAAAAAATTTTATGTGAATTCAACTTTTCTATCGAAGCCGATCAAATATCAGCAGATTTTCTAGATAATATATTGAAAAAAAATAACTCATACAATGTTAAAAAGTTGGAAGATGTAATAAAAAATAGAGAGGTTGTAGTTTTTGGTGCAGGTCCTTCTCTAGAAAAATCTATTATAAAACACAAAAATTTTTTTGTTGAAAAAATAAAGATAGCTGCAGATGGTGCAACAACAGCGTTACTAAAAAACAACATTCTGCCCGATATAATTGTCACAGATCTAGATGGCGGAGTTGTTGATCAAATAAAAGCAAACAATAAGGGTAGCATAATCGTGGTACATGCACATGGCGACAACTTAGATAAAATCAAAAGATATGTACCAAAATTCAGAGGACCATTGGTTGGTACAACACAGACCAACCCAAAAAACTATAGCAAACTAAGTAATTTTGGAGGTTTTACAGATGGTGACAGAGCAGTATATTTAGCTGACCATTTTCAAGCAAAAAAAATATACCTAGTTGGTTTCGATTTCAACAAAAAAATAGGAAAATATTCTTTTCCAAGTAAAAAAGATAAAAAAGTGAAGTTAAAGAAAATTGAATGGTGCAAAACACTTTTAGATAAAATAAAAAACACTCAATATCTTTAATTCCGATTTTTTTGCACTAGTTATATTAATTAAACACCTCTTGTATTCCATCAACAACTATGGACATAGTAGAGGGTTTATTGCTTTTTATCGCCATAATCGGTATATATGTACTAGTAGCTTATATGCTGCATAAAAAAGGTATTCTAAAAAAACATAGCATCTCTTTTTATGGGCCTGCTCTGATGTGGCGAACTGAAAAAGGCATAAATTTTCTTAAGAGGTTAGCAAAGAAACAGAGGTTTTGGAAAGTCTATGGGAATACCGGTATCGTTTTTTGTTTCATAACAATGGTTCTAATGACGTTGCTAATTATCACTACAGTATGGCTTGTATTTGGTTTCACTCCCGCGCAGAGAGCTAGGATGCCTGGTCCTGAATTTGCGTTATTATTACCTGTTATAAATCCTATCTTACCTATAGAATATATAGGATACATCATCATAGCTGTAGTAATCGCAATAATTGTACATGAGTTTTCACATGGCATACTAACACTTGTTGACAAATTAAAGGTAAAATCACTAGGTATACTCTATTTGATTATACCAATCGGGGCTTTTTGTGAGCCTGATGAAGAAGAACTCAAAAAAGCTGATATAAAACCAAGGATGAGGATATATGCTGCTGGTCCAACATCTAACATGATAGTTGTTTTACTGAGTATTTTGCTTATGTCTTTTGTTTTTATGTCTGCTGTGCAACCTGCTGCAGAAGGAGCCGTAGTATTTACTGTTGACTTGGATTCACCGGCTGAACAAATCGGGTTAAAATCAGGTGTTATAATCACTTATCTAAACGATACAAGGATAAAAAATGGCGACGAATTTTTTTATGCATTAAATCTAACAAAAGATAACCAAACAGTGAACATTTCCTATGTAATAAGAGATAAAACTTACACTAAGCAGGTTACTCTTGGCAATAAATACTTTGAGTTTGAAAAAAGAAAAAATATTTACAAAACAAATAATGAATCATATAAAAAAAAGGGTTATCTTGGGGTACAAACTTTACTTACCGACAGTGCATTCAAAGGATATTTATCCACTCTGAAAAACCCTTTCACGGGTTTCCCAGATGGACTCCTAATATTTTATAGTATACCATTAACTGGTTACTTTCAGGGATACAATCCTCTGGTGGCGCCATTCACTGATAACTACATAATAAGAGGTCCTCTAAGTATAATACCAACAGATATATTTTGGATAGTAGTAAACTGTTTGTACTGGATTTTCTGGTTGAATGCTGCTCTTGCATTATTCAATGTTTTACCTATGATACCCCTTGATGGAGGATTTCTGTTCAACGACGGATTAAGAGTAGCAATAAAAAAGATTAAAAAAGAAACCACGGAAGAACAGAGAGAAAAAATCGTGAAAAACGTGTCATTAGCTATCTCGCTTTTGATACTGGGTCTTGTTTTAATCCCGTTTTTTATAAAATATATTTAGCAGGTAAAATTAAATAAATTATTCTTTTTAGTTTATGTGTTTACTTCCATTTTCACTGTGCACGGTGTCGGTAGTTTCATGCGTGCCCTGCGAGCAGCTTCTTTTGCATATATAAGATTTGGCTCTGTTGTTTCAAGAATCATTAAAGTCTGCTCAGGGTAAACTCTTGCGGCAACACCAACAGGTTTACCATAGGATCTACGCATACCCTGAGAAACACGGTCTGCCCCAGCACCAGTTGCCTGTTTATTCTCCCTGATTACGATATGTGGGTAAACAAGCACCTTTAATCTATAATTAGCTACTCCAACTTTTTTCTCCATAACCCTGTTCATAGTTATTCGAGCAGATTCAAGGGCGCTATGCCTAATGTGGCATTTCTCGTTGGCAATAAGTGATAGTTTAATCGGGAATTTTTCGTTTTTGTTACCTATTACAAACTGGGTAATTCTCGATGGGGGGACACCACCCATATATTCTCTGCGTGTGGTGGCCATGCTTTTTACATACCTGTACATGCTGTTTGGTTTACGTGACATAACTTTTACACCGAGTAAAATCTTTCGATGGGAAAACCGAAATGTGGTATGGTATTTATAATTCTTTTTACAGTTTTTTAGCGATTAACCCTTGGTATACCATAACATTTAAAACAAGTGTTACATTGCCTAATTCTATCTAAAATCATATAGATAAGTGATAAATAATGAATAAAAACAAGATGGTACTACCTGGTGATCAACTAGCTACTTCTGAGGAACTTTCACCTGGTGATGGTACTTTTGAGGAAGATGGAATAATAAGATCAGCTAGGGTAGGAATCTACGTTGTAGATGAAAAATACAAAAAAGCAATGGTAAAACCATTGACTAGTGTACCAGTTTTGATTAAAAAAGGTGACATAGTATTAGCGACAATAACCTCAGTGAAACCAAACATGGCGATAGCTGATGTTATGCATGTGGTAGGTAAAAAAAGAGCTATATCAGGTGACACAAATGGTACTATAAAAGTATCAGAAATAGCACCATCATATGTAAAAGAGGCAAACGAAAAATTCAGTATAGGTGATATAGTAAGAGCAAAAGTTACACAAGTAACACCTAGTCTCCAACTAACTACAAAAGAAAGCAACTTAGGTGTCATAAAAGCTGTATGTGGAAAATGCAGGCAGCCACTAACCAGAAAAAGCATTGTTCTTGAATGTAAAAACTGTGGTAACGTAGAAAAAAGAAAAATCGCCTCAGATTACGGCGAATTCGACCCAAATAAATTCTAAAAAAAATTTAAAAGATTTAGAAAAGTGATGATATATGGATTTGAAAACACTTAGAAAAACAACTAAAGAATTAGAGTTAGAGGTCATTGGTGAAAATGAAACTATACTAAACCCAATAGTGCAGGTGTTGTTACAGAATGAGGATGTTGATTACGCAGCCTACATGACTGATCATCCAGAGTCAAACAAAAGAACTCTTTATATAAGGGTAAAAAAAGGTAGCCCGGAGGATATACTAAAAAAGGCTGTAAAACAACTAGAAGATGAGGTTAAAACTTTTATAAAAATTTTTGAAGACAAGAGTAAAAAAATAGGATGAAATCTTCAAACATTGAAAAAAACATAGGCATAGAAACCTTTTTTTCGCCATATGCTGGTACAGGTGGGAAACTACGTACAACCCCTGATGATTTTTTAGTAAAAGAAATATCCAATTACCCACCAGCTAAAGAAAAAGGAGATTATGTTGTTGCAGAGGTTACAACCATAAACTGGGAGACAAACACACTTATAAAAGAAATATCAGACAGATTACGTATATCAAGAAATAGGATAAGCTTCGCTGGCACTAAAGATAAAAGAGCAAAAACTACTAGGCTAATGTCTTTCTACAAAATCGAGAAGGAGAAACTATCTGGTATAAAAATAAAAGACGTATCTCTAGATAATATCTATTATTCTGATCAAAAGGTAAAAATAGGGGACCTGTTAGGGAATAGATTTGAGGTCATAATAAGGAACATAGAACCCGACATTAAAACAAATCATATACAAAACATTGTATCATTTATAGAGGAAAAAGGTGGTTTCCCAAATTTCTACGGCGTGCAACGTTTTGGTACAATAAGGCCAATAACCCATATTGTTGGAAAACATATAATCTGTAATGATTTTAAGAAAGCAGTTATGACCTATGTTGCTAAACCTATTGTTGGGGAAGATGAAAAAAACTACAAACTACGCGAGAGATTACAAAAAACAAATGATTTCTCAGAGGCATTAGCATCTTA contains these protein-coding regions:
- a CDS encoding DUF115 domain-containing protein, producing the protein MYYKEWELIYKKILCEFNFSIEADQISADFLDNILKKNNSYNVKKLEDVIKNREVVVFGAGPSLEKSIIKHKNFFVEKIKIAADGATTALLKNNILPDIIVTDLDGGVVDQIKANNKGSIIVVHAHGDNLDKIKRYVPKFRGPLVGTTQTNPKNYSKLSNFGGFTDGDRAVYLADHFQAKKIYLVGFDFNKKIGKYSFPSKKDKKVKLKKIEWCKTLLDKIKNTQYL
- a CDS encoding exosome complex RNA-binding protein Csl4, encoding MNKNKMVLPGDQLATSEELSPGDGTFEEDGIIRSARVGIYVVDEKYKKAMVKPLTSVPVLIKKGDIVLATITSVKPNMAIADVMHVVGKKRAISGDTNGTIKVSEIAPSYVKEANEKFSIGDIVRAKVTQVTPSLQLTTKESNLGVIKAVCGKCRQPLTRKSIVLECKNCGNVEKRKIASDYGEFDPNKF
- a CDS encoding DMT family transporter; the encoded protein is MRQHKSKKLNDLHLIFLMVAAVIFWAFAFPFIKIGLDELSFVNLTILRFLIVDVVFLFVILIKPRSFSKLYKKDVIPIFILGFFGVMVYHLGLNYGEQFVLPGAASLIIATTPIFILISAVIFLKEKIDLRKFIGVLFALLGLIIITVWGTENASIQIDYVFGA
- a CDS encoding site-2 protease family protein, whose protein sequence is MDIVEGLLLFIAIIGIYVLVAYMLHKKGILKKHSISFYGPALMWRTEKGINFLKRLAKKQRFWKVYGNTGIVFCFITMVLMTLLIITTVWLVFGFTPAQRARMPGPEFALLLPVINPILPIEYIGYIIIAVVIAIIVHEFSHGILTLVDKLKVKSLGILYLIIPIGAFCEPDEEELKKADIKPRMRIYAAGPTSNMIVVLLSILLMSFVFMSAVQPAAEGAVVFTVDLDSPAEQIGLKSGVIITYLNDTRIKNGDEFFYALNLTKDNQTVNISYVIRDKTYTKQVTLGNKYFEFEKRKNIYKTNNESYKKKGYLGVQTLLTDSAFKGYLSTLKNPFTGFPDGLLIFYSIPLTGYFQGYNPLVAPFTDNYIIRGPLSIIPTDIFWIVVNCLYWIFWLNAALALFNVLPMIPLDGGFLFNDGLRVAIKKIKKETTEEQREKIVKNVSLAISLLILGLVLIPFFIKYI
- a CDS encoding 50S ribosomal protein L16, producing MSRKPNSMYRYVKSMATTRREYMGGVPPSRITQFVIGNKNEKFPIKLSLIANEKCHIRHSALESARITMNRVMEKKVGVANYRLKVLVYPHIVIRENKQATGAGADRVSQGMRRSYGKPVGVAARVYPEQTLMILETTEPNLIYAKEAARRARMKLPTPCTVKMEVNT
- the truD gene encoding tRNA pseudouridine(13) synthase TruD, which translates into the protein MKSSNIEKNIGIETFFSPYAGTGGKLRTTPDDFLVKEISNYPPAKEKGDYVVAEVTTINWETNTLIKEISDRLRISRNRISFAGTKDKRAKTTRLMSFYKIEKEKLSGIKIKDVSLDNIYYSDQKVKIGDLLGNRFEVIIRNIEPDIKTNHIQNIVSFIEEKGGFPNFYGVQRFGTIRPITHIVGKHIICNDFKKAVMTYVAKPIVGEDEKNYKLRERLQKTNDFSEALASYPDELNFEKAILNRLVVNPDDFVGALTQLPKNLLTMFIYAYQSYLFNKILSERIRRKLSINKAVVGDIILPVRNNVIDENELILVTESNIEKVNKQVAKGKAFVSGLLLGCDSRFSSGEMGEIEHKIVEEEKIDPRDFIIPEMPFLSSSGSRRPLLAPVNNLDFELMKDDFNKDKLALKLKFELRKGSYATSLLREFMKSEDIRNY
- a CDS encoding DNA-directed RNA polymerase subunit L; translation: MDLKTLRKTTKELELEVIGENETILNPIVQVLLQNEDVDYAAYMTDHPESNKRTLYIRVKKGSPEDILKKAVKQLEDEVKTFIKIFEDKSKKIG
- a CDS encoding DUF373 family protein: MKTLVLNVDRDDDFGRKTNTKSPIIGIKDNINAANRLGQADPEDSDLNAIFSAISTYKQLKRENKDVEIATICGDINVGSKSDTVLSQQLDEVIKKTQADEVIFITDGAEDEFIIPMIQSRIKINYIKRVTVKQTKDLEDTYYRIMKMLDDEKVQKQILLPIALVLLVWAVFILLNMTSAALGATLFTLGVYLLIRIFHLERNVVRLGREIKSGFLTGRLSIYTYIIAIVVIVISGFFAYNNTEFNTDVAFIPFLSFLSNMIWGIVAAGLIAISGHAVDIYVREEKVPWKYWILPFSIITFGFISSAIFISLHRAFINGASHFTIEPFLTSTFIGYTTTGIMVAIVGGITYHYIKQVYTNEKEKPEKEEQKLEIAEKN